The genomic interval CGATCATACGGATTGCAGATTGGTATGGAATAAGAAAAATAATTTGCTCGGAAAATACTACTGATCTGTATAATCCCAAGGTGATATCAGCAAGCAAAGGCTCCTTTACAAGAATCAGCATGTATTATACCAATTTATCTGAATTTCTTTCCAAAAATGCGAAAAGTGCTATGGTTGCCGGTGCGTTTCTTGGTGGAGAATCTTTGTATGAGTTTAAGTTTTCTGCTACCGGAGGATATATTGTAATGGGAAATGAATCCAATGGAGTTGGGGCGGAAACAGAATCATTCATCACACACCGGATTACCATACCGAGAGTTGGAGAAGCCGAATCATTAAATGTAGGAATCGCAACGGCTGTGATTCTGGATAATTTGAGGAGAGGGGAAAAAAGGTCAAATGGGTAAAGGAGCAAGGGTGAAAGGAGGAACGGAAGGAGTGGCATTAGCCTGCTGATACCTAAGCCCGGGGTATTATACACTGGGAACTCCATTATCACAACCAAAGGATATTACCTTAGGGGCCTCAAACCTCATGCATAGCCTTGTGTGATAATTCTTCTGCGTATTCTTTTCCCAGGTATTGATCAATAAAATAATGGGCTAAGTAAAGGATTGGTGTGAGAAGTACGGCCACCATACCTTTGTACAAATAATTAATGCTACCTACTGAAAAAACCTGCTTCATATCCCAGTTGCCAAACACATAAAATGCAATAGTGATCACAACAAAGCTGTCTACCAATTGAGAAAACAATGTAGATCCTGTTGCCCTCAGCCACATAAACCGGCTTCCGGTTTTTCTGCGTAACCATGAAAAAACGAAAACATCGAGTAATTGCCCCAATAAAAAAGCAACAATAGAACCGATCATAATTCCCAATCCCTGATTAAAAACACGTGTAAATGCTTCGCTGATATTAAAAGGATGGCCTTCCTTGTCAGTATTATTGATGTCGAGCCAAAATTGTGCGGGAGGAAGTTTTGTGGCAATAAAAATGGTTATAAAGGTATAAACGATAAATCCAGCGGTAAGAAAAGAAATACGTTTTACACCTTTTGTCCCAAAATATTCATTTATAATGTCGGAAGTAATAAATACGACAGGCCAGTTTACCACACCCGCAGTCATGTTAAAATCCAGTTTTTGCCCACCAATTAATAATTGAGCAGGCGGAACACCTAATAAACCTTCTACCGAGAAAATTTTTCCTCCTATAATTTCGGCTATCAGCGCATTCGTTAAAAAAATGCCGCAAAGCAGTAAAAATAATCGTTGTCTTTTAGCTTCCTGTACTGAATTGTCCGGTATGGTCATGAAGTTGGCAGAGTCGGGAAATAGGTATTTTTATAATTTAATCTGGTAACTGAACATTTTGATTCAGTTACCAGATTAACAATTTATGCAATGATTTCTTCCACGGTTCGGGAAGACATAACTCTTTTATTTTCAAGGAAATATTCTATTTTGTCCATTGCCTGGTTCAGCTCATCTACGGTTGGGAGTACCACAATCCTGAAATGGTCATCACTAATATAGTTAAAGCCTGTTCCGGGCACGACAAGTACTTTCTGATCACTTAACAGATCGTACACAAACTGTTCATCAGTTTTAAAACTAAATTTTTTAAGATCAATTTTTGGAAAAACGTATAAAGAGCCTTTTGGTTTTACGCAGGTTATACCCGGAATGGATACCAATCGTTCATAAACTAAATTTATTTGTTTATAAAGTCTTCCTGTGGGTGCAACAAGTTCTTTAATACTTTGATAACCTCCCAATGCAGTTTGAATTGCGTATTGTGTAGGTACATTGGCACAAAGCCTTAAACTGGCCAATAATAAAAGCCCCTCAGTATAGGATTTTGCCTTATGCTTTGCACCGCTCAAAATCATCCAGCCACCTCTGAAACCTGCTGAACGGTAATTTTTTGACAAACCGCCATAAGAAACACATAATGTATCAGTTACAAGCGATCCCATTGGATAATGTACCGCTCCGTCATACAATATTTTGTCATATATTTCATCAGAAAATATAATCAGGCCATGCTCCTCAGCCATTTTTGCAATTCGTACCAATACATCTTTTTCGTATACTGCACCCGTTGGATTATTCGGATTAATAAGTACAATGCCCTTAGTTCGGGAAGTAATCTTGGATTCCATGTCTTCTATATCCGGATTCCAGTCAGATTCTTCATCACATACGTAATGAACCGGTTTGCCACCGCTTAGTGCAATAGCTGCCGTCCAAAGTGGATAATCAGGAGACGGCACCAGAATTTCATCGCCGGGATTCAGCAATGCCTGCATAGAAAGCAAAATGAGCTCGCTTACACCATTTCCAATAAATATATCATTAATCTCTACGTCCTGAATACCAATCGTTTGTGTATAATGCATTACTGCTTTACGGGCCGCAAACAATCCTCGTGAATCCGAATAGCCTTGCGCATTACGGATATTCATGATAATGTCGTGAACAATTTCGTCAGGTGAATCAAAACCGAACGGGGCCGGATTGCCGATATTCAGATTGTGAATTTTAAAACCGAGACTTTCCAGTTCAAGTGCTTTCTGGTATGTAGCACCCCGGATTTCGTATTTGAGATTGTTTAACCGCTGGCTTTTTAAAAATTCCATAATGTGATAGACGATGGTATTGTTACCCAAAGTTAAAGGAATTTACTCATCTGTAAACGGTTTCATTTATTTCTTCTCCTCTTTTTGAAATAATTGTATTATTATCAGTTTAGTTAGTAATAAATAAATCCTTATAGTGCTGTTCCATAAGCTCTAACTGTAACATTTTTTAAATAAAAGTGGAACTTTTCAAATCGAATAAAGGAAATTAAATGCAACTAAATTTTACAAAAAGAGAGAAATATTACAAGATATATAATAAAGCATTTAATGGAAAATATTGAAAATATTTCAATCGAAATATAAGTATGTTGTTATTTTTATATATAAACTGACAAAAAGATAATTCATTTATAATATACGTTTATGGATGAATATTTTGTCGAATATTTATATATAATACTCGAATAGTGTTGATATAATACAATATAGCCAAATTATATTTTGAATAATTGGATAAATCCATTGTAATATTTATAACAAATATTAGATTTGTGACTGTAAATGCATGATCGTGCACTATTGTTTATCAAACTTTTAATCATTTTTTATGAAAAAGTTTTTACAATTATTCATGGGATTCCTGCTTTTAAGTTTGCAGGTCTACGCCCAGGATGGTGAAGTGTCGGGTACTGTTACAGCGGATGACGGGGCTGCTTTGCCAGGAGTTAATATTAGCGTCAAAGGTACTACGCGGGGTGTGACTACAGATGTGGATGGGAAATACTCAATCTCTGCCGCCCGCGGGGCGACACTTGTCTTTTCTTTTGTGGGATATGTTACACAAAATTTGGCGGTTGGAGCGCAATCTGTTATTAACGTACGTCTTGTTTCGGATTCACAGCAGTTGGGCGAGGTGGTTGTAACTGCACTTGGTATTTCAAGAGAGAGGAAATCCATTGGTTACAGTACAGCAACGGTTTCCAATCTATCCATTACTGAGGCGAGGAATACCAGTGCGCTGGATGCGCTAAATGCCAGAGTACCGGGCCTTTCAGTATCAACGGCTTCCGGAGCTCCGGGTGCTTCCACTGTTCTGAACATTAGGGGTTTTAACTCCGTAACAGGAAATAATCAGCCTCTGTATGTGGTGGATGGTGTTCCTATGAACAACCGTGGAAATACGTCATCCACCAATGCGGCAAATGGCAATGATGATTTTAATCGCTCCATGGATTTTGGGAATCAGATGAATGATATAAACCCAAATGAAATCGAAAGTATCACTGTACTCAAAGGAATTTCTGCTTCTGCGTTGTATGGTAGCCGTGCCGCCAATGGTGCAATCCTGATTACAACAAAAAAAGGCAAATCAGGAAAAACAACTGTCGATTTTTCCAGTTCGATTGCGCAAACACAGGTTTTGCGAGTGCCACATTTGCAAAATACCTACGGACAGGGATGGAGTGGTTTGTTTGACCGTATAGAAAATGGTTCGTGGGGACCCAAAATGGATGGCGAAACCCGTCTATGGGGCAATGTTGTTGATAATTCACAGCTGTATAAATCATTTTCACCTCAAAAGGACAATCTGAAAGATTTCCTTGACCGGGGTTACGAATGGAATAGCAGCCTAGCAGTTGCAGGTGGAACTGAGGTTGCTAATTATCGTATTTCTTATTCTTATGCAGATGCAGACGGTATTATTCCAACCAATGCTGACTCTTACCAGAGGCATACCATCGGCGTTAACGGCGGTTTAAAACTGAATAAGTTTACTACGAATGCCAATGTAAATTATGTACATAAAGATCAGAAAGCTGTTGCAACCGGACAAGGAAATGATGCAGGTGCGGGGAAGGTACTCTGGCAGGAAATTATCCAGATCCCCAGAGATCATTCTATAGTAGATTCAAAAGGTTATGCAGATCCAAACAATCCATTTAGTAAGTTTTACAGTCTGGATAATTATTTTACTCCTTACGCACAAAACCCTTACTGGACTTTATACAATCAGGGCAATGATTATGCGGAGGACCGTGTTTTTGGAAACCTGGAATTTAAATATGACATTCTCAAAAGCCTGAATATTCTATGGAGAGTTGGTGGTGATTATTCTGATGCTTTCCAGAAAGACTGGGGAAATGTTGGCAAAATTACACCCGGAACTCCTAACAGCTCAGCCAATGATGTTTTTGGCAGCGTTTCCCAACTTGCCAGAGGTAACCGCCAGTTTAACAGTGATCTTCTTTTAAATTTTAACAGCAACATTGGCAGCCGTCTTGATGTTCAGGCTTTTATTGGACATAATATCAATCAGCGTACTGCCTTTACGCAATATGCCAGTGTAACCAACCTGGATTTACCTGGTTTTTATAATTTAAAAAACAGCTCAGTTACGCCAACAACTTTTACAACCGAGAGTACACGCAGGTTGGTTGGAATTTACGGAACAGCCACTTTCGGCTTTGATCACTGGTTATTTTTGACACTTGGTGCCAGAAATGACTGGACCAGTACATTGCCACAGGGAAAAAATTCCTACTTCTATCCAAGTGCGAGTATCAGTGCTGTGCTTTCGGATGTATTTAAACTACCCGCTGAAATTCCATTTGTTAAGGTTCGCTTTGCTGCGGCTTCTGCGGGTAACGATGCCGATCCATATCAAGTGCTTCCGGTTTATGCTTCCGGTAGCGTAAGTACAGGTGGATTTGGTACTATCGAATTCCCGTTTGGAGGTATTAATGCGTATGAGGTAGCAAACAATCCGGGAAACCTGAACTTAAAACCGGAAATTTCAAATGAATATGAAGTTGGGTTGGAACTTGGTTTCTTTGGAAAAAGAGTTGGACTGGAAGCCAGTTATTATGATAAAGTTACCAAAAACCAGATCATCAATTTAAACCTTGAACCTGCAACCGGTTATCAAAATCAAACTGTTAATTTAGGACAGGTTAGAAATAAAGGGATTGAGGCTATGCTTACACTTGTTCCCGTTCGTACGGATAAAGTAGAGTGGGGGATTAATTTTAATTACAATAAAATTAATAATAAAGTTGAAGCACTTGGTCTGTCAGACAGTACAAGCATTTTGCTGAACAGCAGCTACGATGTCAAATTACGGGCAGTTGTAGGACAGCCACTTGGCGCTATTTATTCCCCTGATGTGCTGCGTGACCCTGCAACCGGAGCTACAATCGTAAATCCTGAAACCGGCTTGCCTCTGGTTGATCCCAAAGAACATTATAGGGGCTCCATCAATCCTGACTTCACTATGGGCGTCGGTACTTACATTGATTATAAAGGGTTTAGATTAAGTGCTAATGCGGATTACCGTAAAGGTGGAGTATTCTATTCTTATACGGCGCGGCTGAATTATTTTAATGGCAATGCGTATGAGTCACAGTACAATGACAGGGAACCTTTTATTATTCCGGGATCAGTCGCTCAGCTTCCTGATGGCAGTCTGGTTGAAAATACCATGCCAATTTCCAGGTCACAAATGGCTACATATTACGGTGTAAATGATGCATACCAGTTTCATCATGTACTGCCAAAGACCTTCTTTAAGCTTAGAAATGTAGCGCTGAATTATACTATTCCCAAAGCCTTTCTGACTAAAATGCCTATTCGTGCCGCATCATTGGGTGTATTTGGCCGCAACCTTCTTTTATGGACACCGAAGAAAAATCATTACGTAGATCCTGAGGCTAATACTTTCGGTACGAATCTTAAAAATCTGTATGGGGAATTTGCTGCCGGCCCATCAACTGCAAGCTATGGTGTTCAGTTAAACTTATCATTTTAACCAGATCAAAGATGAAAAGTATATCAAAATATAGTTTACTGCTTCTTGGTGCACTATCACTCGGTTCCTGTAACGACTGGCTGGATGTAAATGTAGACCCGAATAATCCAACCAATGTCGGACCTGAATATGTATTACCTGCTGCACAGGCATCAATCATGGCTGTGACAGGCGGTAGTTTTGCGATCATTGGCGGAATATGGGCGCAACACTGGACACAAGCCCACGTGAGTACGCAGTATAAAACGATAGATTCTTATGATTTGCAGCCGGCGGATTACAATAATTCCTGGACAGAATTGTATGCAGGCGGACTGAATGATTTTGAAGATGTAAAACGCAAAGCAACAGAATCGGGTAATCATAATCTCGTACTTCAGGCAGTAGCTGGACAAACGTATGGATTTCAGATACTGGCAGACTGGTTTGATAAAATTCCATTGAGCGAAGCTTTACAGATTGATGGAACCAGAACACCAAAATATGATGAAGGCCCGGCTATTTATGCGGAACTGCTGAAACGGCTAGATGATGCATTGGCATTGGATTTTGATAACGGGAAATCTACCCAGGTATCATCAGATTTGGTTTTTGGTACACTAAGCCAGGCTGAACAGATTACACAATGGAGACGTTTTGCCAATACACTCAAACTGAAAATGTACCTGCGACAAATCAACAGTGCTAACTCAGCAGCGGCACTGGCAGCTATCCAGACCATGCTTACCAATAATACGGAATTTCTTACAACCCATGCTTCAATCACTGCTTTTGTAGATGAACCCGGCCGAAGTAATCCGCTTTATGAAAGTAATGTGCGCCAGTTGAACACGGCAACAAATCTTCGGCTTAGTAAAACCTTGCAGTCCTACCTTGAAATTAATAAGGATCTGGCGCGGTTGAATGCATATTTTACTCCGGGGACTTCTGGTCAGTATGGTTTGGCACAGGGAGATTTTGATGTCAGTACCACAGTTGTTGCTCCCAATGTGCCAAGTGTTTCAAAATTATCAGCTACTGATCCTTTCTATTTCTTTAGTCTTGATGAAGTAGACTTTATGCTGTCGGAAGCTTACCTGCGTACAGGTAATAATGTTCAGGCCAAGACATTTTATGATCAAGGTGTTGCAGCTGCTTATGCTAAATTCAATCTGGCTTTTGATGCATCCCGGATTTCCACAGGTGGGGTTTATGCATTTCCTGTTGCCGGTACAACCGAAGCAAAGCTGAAAGCGATAATGTATCAGAAATGGGTAGCGATGTACAAACAGGGCTACGAATCTTTCTGGGATCAGGCACGTACAGGTTATCCCGAAATTTCAGCAGTTCCTGCATCGAATGCAAGTTATATTCCGGGGCAATGGACCTATGCAGTTAATGGCGTGACAGGAAGGCTTTTTCCAAAAAGAATACTTTATACTTCTGCATCACGCGATGTAAATCCGGGAAATACACCTGCACCGGCAAAAGTTACTGACAAAATCTGGTGGATGAAGTAAACAGTTTAATTATCAAAAGATCATGATAAAAGAAATCAGGTATATAGCCATAGTGATTTTTGCAGGAATATTTTTTGCCTGCGAACCCGATAAAACCAGCGAGGATATATCAAACATTACTTTTTTTCCGGTTATCACTTTAAAAGGTGAACAATGGGAACAAATAACGCTTGGGACGAAATACACCGATCCAGGTGTGGATGTCAAAGAAGGTGAAACGGATATTACGGCCAAAGTGACTGGTACTGTGGACGAAAAAACAGCAGGAGTTTATGTGCTCCAGTATGATGCAGTAAACAAGGATGGGTACTCATCCAGGGAATACCGATACGTAGGAGTGATAGACCCCGCTATAAAAGGAACAGATATTACGGGTGCTTATAAAAGGAATGCCGGTGAAATGGGGATTTCTAATGTAACAAAGGTGAGCGGTAACCTTTATCACACTGATAATATTGGAGGTGTGGCAATTCCGAATGCCGGATTAGGCGTGTATTTTTATTATTATGCAAAAGGTAAACTTGGCGTCCCGTTTCAGTTAACACCCGGCAATTCTTTTGAAGCTACCAACGGAGCAGTCGTTGAAGGAGTACAATATAGCTGGATCGTAATCAATGCCGGCTATGGTACCGCAGTCCGTACATTTATCAAACAATAACCATTCGTGAACATGAGATACGCTAAATATGCAGGTATTTTTTTGGTTTTTGGAATGCTTTCCTGCGACGCAGGCAATGAACCTGATATCCAGGGAACAAAATTAAAAGCCATGACTGGTGAGTGGTGGATTGTAATTTCAAGCGGTGGAGATACATTCCCAGGTTATCATTTAATTACTACTTCCAATACTGCGGCTAACAATGAAACAGACTTGTTGCTTGACGATGGTGAGTTATGGCCCGCAAAGGTGGTAACAAAAGTGAATTTAGCTGCTATGACTTTTGATGCAGCGTCCAATCTTTCCAACATGTATGATGACTCCATTGCTGTTTCTATTACAGAAGGGAAAATTTTAAAAAATGCCGCAACGACTACCGGAGGAAATAAAACAGATTCGATTTATGTTCAGTTTGAATTTTCTGATGATCCCGGAACAAAATATGAATATGCCGGATATCGTCGTACAGGATTTCGTGAAGATGAGCATTGATTGACAGTTTTTAGAATTAAAAAAGGGATGAAGTCATGATTGACTTCATCCCTTTTTTAAAACGCAATAGCTAAATATTATTTATCCCACCAAACTTTTGTATACTGGTCATCAGCACCCTGAGAACTTACTACTGCCTGATAGTTTACTTTGTTAAGCGTATTTTCAGTTACCGGATAAGCTAGTCTGCGAGGAATCTCAGTACCTCCGTTCAATGTAGCAGCCGCTGGTTTCAAAACAGGAAAACCAGTTCTTCTCCATTCAGACCATGCTTCAGTTCCCTGGTAGAAAAGAGCAATCCATCTTTGGTTACCAATTTTCTCTAAAGCAGTTGCTTCTGCATAAGCGACATCCGGCATAGCAAGATATGCTTTCGCTGCAGCTTCTGTGTAACCTGTACCCATCCATTGTTGCAATGAGGCAGTAACTGCAGCCTCATAAAGTGTTTTTGCATTACCAGTTGTCCAGCCAAGTTTGGCAGCTTCAGCCTGTGCAAAAAGTACCTCAGCGTATGTCATTACATTTATAGCAGAATTTTGCTGAGCCAAGATTGTGCCAATTAGTGAAACATCCTGAGCTTTTGTACCACCCAATGCATAAGGAACCCCTACATATTCGCCATT from Dyadobacter sp. NIV53 carries:
- a CDS encoding pyridoxal phosphate-dependent aminotransferase, whose amino-acid sequence is MEFLKSQRLNNLKYEIRGATYQKALELESLGFKIHNLNIGNPAPFGFDSPDEIVHDIIMNIRNAQGYSDSRGLFAARKAVMHYTQTIGIQDVEINDIFIGNGVSELILLSMQALLNPGDEILVPSPDYPLWTAAIALSGGKPVHYVCDEESDWNPDIEDMESKITSRTKGIVLINPNNPTGAVYEKDVLVRIAKMAEEHGLIIFSDEIYDKILYDGAVHYPMGSLVTDTLCVSYGGLSKNYRSAGFRGGWMILSGAKHKAKSYTEGLLLLASLRLCANVPTQYAIQTALGGYQSIKELVAPTGRLYKQINLVYERLVSIPGITCVKPKGSLYVFPKIDLKKFSFKTDEQFVYDLLSDQKVLVVPGTGFNYISDDHFRIVVLPTVDELNQAMDKIEYFLENKRVMSSRTVEEIIA
- a CDS encoding RNA methyltransferase, producing MLSKNRIKYINSLKIKKFRQLNQSFIVEGYKSVLELLNSDFTVELVLATQEFQQKYSSILSQHKTLFETVTLTELQGLGSFQTNDSCLAVAKTKENDFLCAEKNEYALVLDDISDPGNLGTIIRIADWYGIRKIICSENTTDLYNPKVISASKGSFTRISMYYTNLSEFLSKNAKSAMVAGAFLGGESLYEFKFSATGGYIVMGNESNGVGAETESFITHRITIPRVGEAESLNVGIATAVILDNLRRGEKRSNG
- a CDS encoding lipid-binding protein gives rise to the protein MRYAKYAGIFLVFGMLSCDAGNEPDIQGTKLKAMTGEWWIVISSGGDTFPGYHLITTSNTAANNETDLLLDDGELWPAKVVTKVNLAAMTFDAASNLSNMYDDSIAVSITEGKILKNAATTTGGNKTDSIYVQFEFSDDPGTKYEYAGYRRTGFREDEH
- a CDS encoding queuosine precursor transporter is translated as MTIPDNSVQEAKRQRLFLLLCGIFLTNALIAEIIGGKIFSVEGLLGVPPAQLLIGGQKLDFNMTAGVVNWPVVFITSDIINEYFGTKGVKRISFLTAGFIVYTFITIFIATKLPPAQFWLDINNTDKEGHPFNISEAFTRVFNQGLGIMIGSIVAFLLGQLLDVFVFSWLRRKTGSRFMWLRATGSTLFSQLVDSFVVITIAFYVFGNWDMKQVFSVGSINYLYKGMVAVLLTPILYLAHYFIDQYLGKEYAEELSHKAMHEV
- a CDS encoding SusD/RagB family nutrient-binding outer membrane lipoprotein; translated protein: MKSISKYSLLLLGALSLGSCNDWLDVNVDPNNPTNVGPEYVLPAAQASIMAVTGGSFAIIGGIWAQHWTQAHVSTQYKTIDSYDLQPADYNNSWTELYAGGLNDFEDVKRKATESGNHNLVLQAVAGQTYGFQILADWFDKIPLSEALQIDGTRTPKYDEGPAIYAELLKRLDDALALDFDNGKSTQVSSDLVFGTLSQAEQITQWRRFANTLKLKMYLRQINSANSAAALAAIQTMLTNNTEFLTTHASITAFVDEPGRSNPLYESNVRQLNTATNLRLSKTLQSYLEINKDLARLNAYFTPGTSGQYGLAQGDFDVSTTVVAPNVPSVSKLSATDPFYFFSLDEVDFMLSEAYLRTGNNVQAKTFYDQGVAAAYAKFNLAFDASRISTGGVYAFPVAGTTEAKLKAIMYQKWVAMYKQGYESFWDQARTGYPEISAVPASNASYIPGQWTYAVNGVTGRLFPKRILYTSASRDVNPGNTPAPAKVTDKIWWMK
- a CDS encoding immunoglobulin-like domain-containing protein; protein product: MIKEIRYIAIVIFAGIFFACEPDKTSEDISNITFFPVITLKGEQWEQITLGTKYTDPGVDVKEGETDITAKVTGTVDEKTAGVYVLQYDAVNKDGYSSREYRYVGVIDPAIKGTDITGAYKRNAGEMGISNVTKVSGNLYHTDNIGGVAIPNAGLGVYFYYYAKGKLGVPFQLTPGNSFEATNGAVVEGVQYSWIVINAGYGTAVRTFIKQ
- a CDS encoding SusC/RagA family TonB-linked outer membrane protein, producing the protein MKKFLQLFMGFLLLSLQVYAQDGEVSGTVTADDGAALPGVNISVKGTTRGVTTDVDGKYSISAARGATLVFSFVGYVTQNLAVGAQSVINVRLVSDSQQLGEVVVTALGISRERKSIGYSTATVSNLSITEARNTSALDALNARVPGLSVSTASGAPGASTVLNIRGFNSVTGNNQPLYVVDGVPMNNRGNTSSTNAANGNDDFNRSMDFGNQMNDINPNEIESITVLKGISASALYGSRAANGAILITTKKGKSGKTTVDFSSSIAQTQVLRVPHLQNTYGQGWSGLFDRIENGSWGPKMDGETRLWGNVVDNSQLYKSFSPQKDNLKDFLDRGYEWNSSLAVAGGTEVANYRISYSYADADGIIPTNADSYQRHTIGVNGGLKLNKFTTNANVNYVHKDQKAVATGQGNDAGAGKVLWQEIIQIPRDHSIVDSKGYADPNNPFSKFYSLDNYFTPYAQNPYWTLYNQGNDYAEDRVFGNLEFKYDILKSLNILWRVGGDYSDAFQKDWGNVGKITPGTPNSSANDVFGSVSQLARGNRQFNSDLLLNFNSNIGSRLDVQAFIGHNINQRTAFTQYASVTNLDLPGFYNLKNSSVTPTTFTTESTRRLVGIYGTATFGFDHWLFLTLGARNDWTSTLPQGKNSYFYPSASISAVLSDVFKLPAEIPFVKVRFAAASAGNDADPYQVLPVYASGSVSTGGFGTIEFPFGGINAYEVANNPGNLNLKPEISNEYEVGLELGFFGKRVGLEASYYDKVTKNQIINLNLEPATGYQNQTVNLGQVRNKGIEAMLTLVPVRTDKVEWGINFNYNKINNKVEALGLSDSTSILLNSSYDVKLRAVVGQPLGAIYSPDVLRDPATGATIVNPETGLPLVDPKEHYRGSINPDFTMGVGTYIDYKGFRLSANADYRKGGVFYSYTARLNYFNGNAYESQYNDREPFIIPGSVAQLPDGSLVENTMPISRSQMATYYGVNDAYQFHHVLPKTFFKLRNVALNYTIPKAFLTKMPIRAASLGVFGRNLLLWTPKKNHYVDPEANTFGTNLKNLYGEFAAGPSTASYGVQLNLSF